The following are encoded together in the Humulus lupulus chromosome 5, drHumLupu1.1, whole genome shotgun sequence genome:
- the LOC133779131 gene encoding secreted RxLR effector protein 161-like has translation MATTAKFIRDETCKKVDASLYKSTIGILLSITTSHPDICFSVGVCARYQSTPTEFHLTTVKRFIKYLAGTTNFGLWYSCDTNLSLVCFSDSDWVGNHDNSKSTSSGCFYVGNNLVSWHSKKQNSILLSTVEAEYIAAGGCCTQVLWMKQMLNDYRLCLDTLTIYCDNTNAINLSKNPVQHSRTKHIDIRHYFLFELVESKIIILSHVASKNQLAVLITKSLSSQTLFT, from the coding sequence ATGGCCACCACCGCCAAATTTATCAGAGACGAGACATGTAAAAAAGTTGATGCATCACTGTATAAGAGTACGATAGGCATTTTACTTTCAATCACTACAAGTCATCCTGATATTTGTTTCAGTGTTGGGGTCTGTGCTAGATATCAATCTACCCCCACTGAATTCCATCTTACTACTGTGAAAAGATTTATCAAATACCTGGCTGGTACCACTAACTTTGGTCTTTGGTACTCTTGTGATACTAATCTTTCCTTGGTTTGTTTTAGTGACTCTGATTGGGTAGGTAACCATGATAACAGTAAAAGCACTTCAAGTGGCTGTTTTTATGTGGGGAATAACCTGGTTTCTTGGCACAGTAAAAAGCAAAACTCCATCTTGCTTTCCACTGTAGAAGCAGAGTACATTGCGGCAGGGGGTTGTTGCACTCAAGTtctttggatgaaacaaatgttgaaTGATTATAGGCTATGTCTTGACACGCTAACAATTTATTGTGACAATACCAATGCCATCAATCTCTCCAAAAACCCGGTTCAACACTCTCGTACCAAACACATCGACATTCGCCACTACTTTCTTTTTGAGTTAGTTGAGTCTAAAATCATTATATTATCCCATGTTGCATCTAAAAATCAACTAGCTGTTTTGATTACTAAATCTTTGAGTTCACAAACTTTGTTCACTTGA